CTCCAGGAGCAGCCGCAGCTCGGTCGGCGTGAGCTGGAGGTCCTCGCCGTTCTTGGTCACGGTCATCGCGGACCGGTCGATGACCAGGCCGCCGAAGCTCGCCGAATCGCTGGACTCCCGCTCCCCGCGCCGCAGCACGGCCCGGATACGGGCGTCCAGCACCCGGCCCTGGACGGGTTTGACGACGTAGTCGTCGGCGCCCGACTCGAGACCGACGACCACGTCGATGTCGTCGTTGCGCGCGGTCAGCAGGATGATCGGCAGCTGGTCGGTGCGCCGGATGCGCCGGCACACCTCGAAACCGTCGATGCCGGGCAGCATCACGTCCAGCACGATCAGGTCCGGCCGCTGCTCGCGCAGCAGCTTCAGACCGTCCTCACCGCTGGCAGCGGTGGCCACCCGGTGGCCCTGGCGGGTCAGGGAGAGCTCCAGGGCCGTACGGATGGCGTCGTCGTCCTCGATCAGCAACAGGGAAGGCACGGGCTCATTCTGGCCCATGGAGGGGGTGGGGTACGACCCGTGGGTCCCGAAGAGGGCGGAGCGCGCCGCCGGACCCTGTGAAGGAACGGTGCGGCAGCGGTGACGGACCCCTGTGACAGGTCTGTGACAGTCGACGGACACGGCCATGAAGTCACCGCGGCAGGCTTCTCGTCACAGGCAACACAGCGAGGGGCCACGGAGCAGGAACGCGGTACGGCACCTCGCGGTACGGCAGACCGAACACCGGAAGTCCACGACGGGGGGCGCGAGATGAACACGCTGCACGCCACCAGCACCAGCGCAGTGGTCACGCGTCTGCACGACGTGCACACACACCGGGGTTCCGAGAAGTCCGGTGCTCTGAGCGGACGGGGGTGCGCTCGCGGCACCGGGCGTCAGCACACCGCGTACATGGCGGTGGTCGACGCGCGCCAGGGGGAGGCGCACGGGGGGACGGCGCACGGGGAGGCAGAGGGGGAGCGCCGCTCCCTGTCGGAGGCGGAGTTCACCGCCTACGTCCAGGAGCGTCGCGCCTCCCTGTACGCCACCGCCTACCACCTCACCGGTGACCGTTTCGAGGCCGAGGACCTGCTCCAGAGCGCGCTGTTCTCGACCTACCGGGCGTGGGAGCGGATCAGCGACAAGGCCGCGGTCGGCGGATACCTCCGCCGCACCATGACCAACCTGCACATCAGCGCCTGGCGGCGCCGCAAGCTCAACGAGTACCCGACCGAGGAACTGCCGGAGACGCCCGGCGACACGGACGCGATGCGCGGCACCGAACTGCGCACGGTCCTGTGGCAGGCGCTGGCCCGGCTGCCCGAACTCCAGCGCACGATGCTGGTCCTCCGCTACTACGAGGGCCGCACGGATCCGGAGATCGCGGACATCCTCGGCATCAGCGTCGGCACGGTGAAGTCCAGCATCTGGCGGTCGCTCCGTCGGCTGCGCGAGGACGAGGTCCTCAGCTTCGGCCGTGACCGGGAGGACGCCTTCGGCGAACTGGTCGCCTGAAGGTCCGGGGGGACCCGGGGGGAACCCGCGAAAAAAAGTACGAGCCA
This region of Streptomyces ambofaciens ATCC 23877 genomic DNA includes:
- the afsQ1 gene encoding two-component system response regulator AfsQ1, encoding MPSLLLIEDDDAIRTALELSLTRQGHRVATAASGEDGLKLLREQRPDLIVLDVMLPGIDGFEVCRRIRRTDQLPIILLTARNDDIDVVVGLESGADDYVVKPVQGRVLDARIRAVLRRGERESSDSASFGGLVIDRSAMTVTKNGEDLQLTPTELRLLLELSRRPGQALSRQQLLRLVWEHDYLGDSRLVDACVQRLRAKVEDVPSSPTLIRTVRGVGYRLDPPQ
- a CDS encoding SigE family RNA polymerase sigma factor, whose product is MNTLHATSTSAVVTRLHDVHTHRGSEKSGALSGRGCARGTGRQHTAYMAVVDARQGEAHGGTAHGEAEGERRSLSEAEFTAYVQERRASLYATAYHLTGDRFEAEDLLQSALFSTYRAWERISDKAAVGGYLRRTMTNLHISAWRRRKLNEYPTEELPETPGDTDAMRGTELRTVLWQALARLPELQRTMLVLRYYEGRTDPEIADILGISVGTVKSSIWRSLRRLREDEVLSFGRDREDAFGELVA